In the genome of Angustibacter luteus, one region contains:
- a CDS encoding glycosyltransferase family 2 protein — translation MFIAILEMRHTITDHGHLYLFSAFVALTWAIWALKVALSWRYRPWIAPYEVSTSVVIPVVDEPVDLFAEVLTRIVEQQPTEVIVVINGRRNPVLEQVCEQFAPLVQWTWTPVAGKRNAVLLGTEASVGDVVVLVDSDTIWTTDTLPELVKPFADPAVGGVTTRQRILEPERGFLTRWADWMENSRALYSMPAQSVLGSVGCLPGRTIAFRRTVLLDSMQDFMTQQFLGVFLEVSDDRTLTNLALKRGFKTVYQSTSLVYTDAPTELRKMRKQQLRWSRGSQYNTLRMLPWMLVHTPFLAFFFLADIILPFLLLVVVIAWGVRLATHTGQNLYVGLLHLHDRWVSIVAIVLLTILMSTLSMALRQIRHIEERPVDLLLMPVYTVFSSVFLMPLRMYGFLRLGHIGGWGTRADAYVADQGEATSGSDVRPGREHPEGLTSSPALAARLPTSPLRSPRSQPGDPRALVTYLIAVAAVTLGVLYDAQLV, via the coding sequence ATGTTCATCGCGATCCTCGAGATGCGGCACACGATCACCGACCACGGCCACCTGTACCTGTTCAGCGCGTTCGTCGCTCTCACCTGGGCGATCTGGGCGCTGAAGGTCGCGCTGTCGTGGCGCTACCGGCCGTGGATCGCACCCTACGAGGTCAGCACCTCGGTGGTGATCCCCGTGGTCGACGAGCCCGTCGACCTGTTCGCCGAGGTCCTGACGCGCATCGTCGAGCAGCAGCCGACCGAGGTGATCGTCGTGATCAACGGGCGGCGGAACCCGGTGCTGGAACAGGTCTGCGAGCAGTTCGCGCCACTCGTGCAGTGGACCTGGACGCCGGTTGCGGGCAAGCGCAACGCCGTCCTGCTCGGCACCGAGGCCTCGGTGGGCGACGTCGTCGTCCTGGTCGACAGCGACACGATCTGGACGACGGACACGCTGCCCGAGCTGGTGAAGCCGTTCGCCGATCCGGCGGTCGGCGGCGTGACCACCCGCCAGCGCATCCTCGAGCCGGAGCGCGGCTTCCTGACCCGCTGGGCGGACTGGATGGAGAACAGCCGCGCGCTGTACTCGATGCCCGCACAGAGCGTGCTGGGGTCCGTGGGCTGCCTGCCCGGACGCACGATCGCCTTCCGCCGCACGGTGCTGCTCGACTCGATGCAGGACTTCATGACGCAGCAGTTCCTCGGCGTCTTCCTCGAGGTCTCGGACGACCGGACGCTGACCAACCTGGCCCTCAAGCGCGGGTTCAAGACGGTCTACCAGTCGACCAGCCTCGTCTACACCGACGCCCCCACCGAGCTGCGCAAGATGCGCAAGCAGCAGCTGCGGTGGTCGCGCGGCAGCCAGTACAACACCTTGCGGATGCTGCCCTGGATGCTCGTGCACACGCCGTTCCTGGCGTTCTTCTTCCTCGCCGACATCATCCTGCCGTTCCTGCTGCTGGTCGTCGTCATCGCGTGGGGCGTCCGGCTGGCCACCCACACCGGGCAGAACCTGTACGTCGGCCTGCTGCACCTGCACGACCGCTGGGTCTCCATCGTCGCGATCGTGCTGCTGACGATCCTGATGTCCACGCTGTCCATGGCGTTGCGGCAGATCCGGCACATCGAGGAACGTCCCGTCGACCTGCTGCTGATGCCGGTCTACACGGTGTTCAGCTCGGTGTTCCTGATGCCGCTGCGGATGTACGGCTTCCTGCGACTCGGGCACATCGGCGGCTGGGGCACCAGGGCCGACGCCTACGTCGCGGACCAGGGCGAGGCGACGTCTGGCTCCGACGTCCGACCTGGTCGCGAGCACCCCGAGGGTCTGACCAGCTCGCCGGCCCTCGCCGCCCGCCTACCGACGTCCCCACTGCGTTCTCCGCGCAGCCAACCCGGCGACCCCCGCGCCCTGGTGACCTACCTGATCGCCGTCGCCGCCGTGACCCTGGGAGTGCTCTATGACGCGCAAC
- a CDS encoding acyltransferase family protein produces the protein MTTVQSAPDVDVLDRVTPARPSAPTKPSRRREPRGFRPDIEGLRAIAVVLVVLYHAHLAFPGGYVGVDVFFVISGFLITRHLVKAISRNGIRALPAFYGGRVRRLLPAAAVVVVATVVAARLWAPVLSVPGIATDAVYSTFYGLNYRLAALGTDYQHMGAAASPLQHFWSLGVEEQFYLLWPLLIVVLMVVARRRAHQVLVAVVVTVVAVSGWYSVTVTEHSAPWAYFSLHTRAWELGLGALVALTARSLTAVPQRIRGGAAVLGLAAILLAGLTYTDSTPFPGYAAWLPVGGTALVIAAGCGTRVGAERLLSEPLMQCLGRVSYSWYLWHWPMLVIIPMGLGHQLGWIERAGVVWLSLVAALLSYVLVEQPTRTLRLPSVAWLGVGAGLSAAIVAASVVVLAFPPSSTGNGAAVTLAASDSATSTVPAVMRDAIAAGTKTTQAPRNLTPRPAAAADSLPGDRGTGCHAEFTQVQQGACVFGDASAKRTVVLFGDSHMEQWLPAFVAAADRDHWRVVSWTKSACPAAAITVRNSSLQRTYTECDQWRRQTIARIGALQPDLVLVSQSETVVPGDVSPEDFAAATATTVSRIKAATDGEVAYLQDIPIPGKNLPECVASNLDAVDSCTYRAGKAYSYPHRHAAIAPAMKALSVRTIDTQPWFCTASECPPVVGNVLVYRDDSHMTVPYSTWLAPLARSVLQTTKG, from the coding sequence ATGACCACCGTTCAGAGTGCTCCAGACGTCGACGTCCTCGACCGGGTCACCCCCGCGAGGCCCAGCGCACCAACCAAGCCCAGCCGTCGCCGCGAACCCCGCGGCTTCCGACCGGACATCGAGGGCCTGCGGGCCATCGCCGTCGTCCTCGTCGTGCTCTACCACGCCCACCTCGCCTTCCCCGGCGGGTACGTCGGGGTCGACGTCTTCTTCGTCATCTCGGGGTTCCTGATCACCCGGCACCTCGTGAAAGCCATCAGCCGCAACGGAATCCGCGCGCTGCCGGCGTTCTACGGCGGTCGCGTCCGGCGCCTGCTGCCGGCCGCCGCCGTGGTCGTCGTGGCCACCGTCGTCGCGGCCCGCCTGTGGGCACCAGTGCTGTCCGTCCCCGGCATCGCGACCGACGCGGTGTACTCCACGTTCTACGGGCTGAACTACCGCCTCGCCGCCTTGGGTACGGACTACCAGCACATGGGGGCGGCGGCCTCACCGCTGCAGCACTTCTGGTCGCTCGGCGTCGAGGAGCAGTTCTACCTGCTCTGGCCGCTGCTGATCGTCGTGCTGATGGTGGTGGCCCGTCGCCGGGCGCACCAGGTGCTCGTCGCCGTCGTGGTCACCGTGGTCGCGGTCTCCGGCTGGTACTCGGTCACGGTCACCGAGCACTCGGCCCCGTGGGCGTACTTCTCGCTGCACACCCGGGCCTGGGAGCTGGGGCTCGGCGCGCTCGTCGCGTTGACCGCCCGGTCGCTGACCGCTGTGCCGCAACGGATCCGGGGCGGCGCCGCGGTGCTCGGCCTGGCCGCGATCCTGCTCGCCGGCCTGACCTACACCGACTCGACCCCGTTCCCCGGCTACGCGGCGTGGCTCCCGGTCGGCGGCACGGCTCTGGTCATCGCCGCGGGCTGCGGCACCCGGGTCGGCGCCGAGCGGCTGCTGTCCGAGCCGCTGATGCAGTGCCTGGGCCGGGTCTCCTACTCCTGGTATCTGTGGCACTGGCCCATGCTCGTCATCATCCCGATGGGGTTGGGGCACCAGCTCGGCTGGATCGAGCGGGCGGGCGTCGTCTGGCTCTCCCTGGTCGCCGCGCTGCTCAGCTACGTGCTCGTGGAACAACCCACCCGCACCCTCCGGCTGCCCAGCGTGGCCTGGCTCGGGGTGGGGGCCGGGCTCAGCGCCGCCATCGTGGCGGCCTCGGTCGTCGTCCTGGCGTTCCCACCCAGCTCGACCGGCAACGGCGCTGCGGTCACGCTGGCGGCGTCGGACTCGGCGACATCCACCGTGCCCGCGGTCATGCGCGACGCCATCGCCGCCGGCACGAAGACCACCCAGGCGCCGCGGAACCTGACCCCGCGACCCGCCGCGGCCGCCGACAGCCTGCCCGGCGACCGCGGCACCGGCTGCCACGCCGAGTTCACCCAGGTCCAGCAGGGCGCGTGCGTCTTCGGCGACGCGAGCGCCAAGCGCACGGTCGTGCTGTTCGGCGACTCGCACATGGAGCAGTGGCTGCCCGCCTTCGTCGCCGCCGCCGACCGCGACCACTGGCGGGTGGTCAGCTGGACCAAGTCCGCCTGCCCGGCCGCGGCGATCACGGTGCGCAACTCGAGCCTGCAGCGCACGTACACCGAGTGCGACCAGTGGCGTCGTCAGACGATCGCCAGGATCGGTGCGCTGCAACCGGACCTGGTCCTGGTCAGCCAGTCCGAGACGGTCGTACCCGGGGACGTGTCACCGGAGGACTTCGCCGCCGCCACCGCCACGACGGTCAGCCGGATCAAGGCGGCGACGGATGGTGAGGTCGCCTACCTGCAGGACATCCCGATCCCCGGCAAGAACCTGCCGGAGTGCGTGGCCAGCAACCTGGACGCCGTCGACTCCTGCACCTACCGCGCGGGCAAGGCCTACAGCTACCCGCACCGGCACGCGGCCATCGCCCCCGCGATGAAGGCGCTGTCGGTCCGCACGATCGACACCCAGCCGTGGTTCTGCACCGCGAGTGAGTGCCCGCCGGTCGTCGGGAACGTCCTGGTCTACCGCGACGACTCGCACATGACGGTGCCGTACAGCACCTGGCTGGCGCCGCTGGCCAGGTCCGTCCTGCAGACGACGAAGGGGTGA
- a CDS encoding YccF domain-containing protein: MRTVGNILWLVLAGLWLAIGYVLAGIVCFILIITIPFGIASFRMARYALWPYGRSVVRRPTSGAMSAIGNVIWFVLFGWWLALEHVLAGLLLCLTIIGIPFGIACFKMAGLALFPLGKQIVPTSELQAAGAQDAVVSFG; this comes from the coding sequence GTGCGCACCGTGGGCAACATCCTCTGGCTCGTCCTGGCCGGCCTCTGGCTGGCCATCGGCTACGTGCTGGCCGGGATCGTCTGCTTCATCTTGATCATCACGATCCCGTTCGGGATCGCCAGCTTCCGGATGGCCCGCTACGCGTTGTGGCCCTACGGGCGCTCGGTCGTGCGCCGTCCGACGTCCGGGGCGATGAGTGCGATCGGGAACGTGATCTGGTTCGTGCTGTTCGGCTGGTGGCTCGCCCTGGAGCACGTGCTCGCGGGCCTGCTGCTGTGCCTGACGATCATCGGCATCCCGTTCGGCATCGCCTGCTTCAAGATGGCCGGCCTCGCCCTGTTCCCGCTGGGCAAGCAGATCGTGCCCACCAGCGAGCTCCAGGCCGCCGGGGCGCAGGACGCGGTCGTCTCGTTCGGCTGA